In Luteitalea sp. TBR-22, one genomic interval encodes:
- a CDS encoding ATP-dependent DNA helicase: protein MRRALGPGGALATVLDGFEPRESQQQMAEAVARVVGDGGVLLAEAGTGTGKTLAYLVPAILSGRKVLVSTGTRNLQQQLIDKDIPLLQKALGPFRATCMKGRGNYLCLHRFEQALTDDRPRDDETRVAMALIEHWAPRTQTGDRAELSDLPEELPFWHGIAATTDNCLGSECPRYTDCFVTRMRQEAADADVVIVNHHLLCADAAVRRHTFGAVIPECQVGIVDEAHQLEDVATQYFGVAVSNYRVEQLFTDAAAIRTSPLFVPAQEAEAVARAIERLATASRAFFLDLQTRRPGVRQGGAPEPGATLFDERLRVTGEALAEAAGESGLELLGALSALEEALALLKDAPEDLRALAKRAGEVRDDLRFLLRAEAEEYVYFLELRGRQVALRAAPIDVSHIIRDVLIDRLPSLVLTSATLSIGGSFAYARARLGIGEALEVRVPSEFDYRTQALVYLPRRMPDPRTREYAEAFAAEAERLLTASEGRAFLLFTSYAALRDAHARLSTRLPYPMLVQGTMPRGVLIDQFRKTSNAVLFGTSSFWQGVDVVGEALSCVIIDRIPFASPGDPVVAARIEALQRRGIDAFAGFQVPLAILTLLQGVGRLIRHRQDRGVIALLDPRLQSMGYGRRFLNALPPAPVTRRPEEVVKFFQG, encoded by the coding sequence GTGCGGCGCGCCCTCGGCCCCGGGGGCGCGCTCGCGACCGTGCTCGACGGCTTCGAGCCGCGCGAGAGCCAGCAACAGATGGCCGAGGCGGTGGCGCGCGTCGTCGGCGACGGCGGCGTGCTGCTCGCCGAGGCCGGCACCGGCACCGGCAAGACCCTCGCGTACCTCGTCCCCGCCATCCTGTCGGGCCGCAAGGTGCTCGTCTCGACCGGGACGCGCAACCTCCAGCAGCAGCTGATCGACAAGGACATCCCGCTGCTGCAGAAGGCGCTCGGGCCGTTCCGCGCCACCTGCATGAAGGGGCGGGGCAACTACCTGTGCCTGCACCGGTTCGAGCAGGCGCTGACCGACGATCGGCCGCGCGACGACGAGACGCGCGTCGCCATGGCGCTGATCGAGCACTGGGCGCCGCGGACGCAGACCGGCGACCGCGCGGAGCTGTCGGACCTGCCCGAGGAACTGCCGTTCTGGCACGGCATCGCCGCGACGACCGACAACTGCCTGGGCAGCGAGTGCCCGCGCTACACCGACTGCTTCGTGACGCGGATGCGCCAGGAGGCCGCCGACGCCGACGTGGTGATCGTCAACCACCACCTGCTGTGCGCCGACGCGGCGGTGCGCCGCCACACGTTCGGGGCCGTCATCCCCGAATGCCAGGTCGGCATCGTCGACGAGGCACACCAGCTCGAGGACGTCGCGACCCAGTATTTCGGCGTCGCGGTGAGCAACTACCGCGTCGAGCAGCTGTTCACCGACGCGGCCGCCATCCGCACGTCGCCGCTGTTCGTGCCGGCGCAGGAGGCCGAGGCGGTGGCGCGCGCCATCGAGCGCCTGGCGACCGCCTCGCGGGCGTTCTTCCTCGACCTCCAGACGCGCCGGCCGGGCGTCCGCCAGGGCGGCGCGCCGGAGCCTGGCGCGACGCTGTTCGACGAGCGACTGCGGGTGACCGGCGAGGCGCTCGCCGAGGCAGCGGGCGAGAGCGGCCTCGAACTGCTCGGCGCGCTCTCGGCCCTCGAGGAAGCCCTCGCGCTGCTGAAGGACGCGCCCGAGGACCTGCGGGCACTGGCCAAGCGGGCTGGCGAGGTTCGTGACGACCTGCGTTTCCTGCTGCGCGCTGAAGCCGAGGAGTACGTGTATTTCCTCGAGCTCCGGGGGCGGCAGGTCGCGCTGCGCGCCGCGCCCATCGACGTGTCGCACATCATCCGCGACGTGTTGATCGACAGGCTGCCGTCGCTGGTGCTGACCTCCGCGACGCTCTCGATCGGCGGATCGTTCGCCTATGCGCGGGCCCGCCTCGGCATCGGCGAGGCGCTCGAGGTGCGCGTGCCCTCCGAGTTCGACTACCGCACGCAGGCCCTCGTCTACCTGCCGCGCCGCATGCCCGACCCGCGGACGCGCGAGTACGCCGAGGCCTTCGCCGCCGAAGCCGAGCGACTGCTCACCGCCAGCGAGGGGCGCGCGTTCCTCCTGTTCACGAGTTACGCGGCGCTGCGCGACGCGCACGCGCGCCTGTCCACGCGCCTGCCGTACCCCATGCTGGTGCAGGGGACGATGCCGCGCGGGGTACTGATCGACCAGTTCCGGAAGACGTCGAACGCGGTCCTGTTCGGCACGTCGAGCTTCTGGCAGGGCGTCGACGTGGTCGGCGAGGCCCTCAGTTGCGTGATCATCGACCGCATCCCGTTCGCCTCGCCGGGCGATCCGGTCGTGGCCGCGCGCATCGAGGCGCTGCAGCGGCGCGGCATCGACGCGTTTGCCGGCTTCCAGGTGCCGCTCGCGATCCTCACGCTGCTGCAGGGCGTCGGGCGACTCATCCGGCATCGCCAGGATCGCGGCGTGATCGCGTTGCTCGATCCGCGCCTGCAGTCGATGGGCTATGGGCGACGCTTCCTGAACGCGCTGCCGCCCGCGCCGGTCACGCGTCGCCCGGAAGAGGTCGTGAAGTTCTTCCAGGGGTAG
- a CDS encoding glycosyltransferase family 39 protein: MSSPGPSRRRLPMSALLVAATLLLAHLLTLGRYGIFRDEFYYLANARHLAWGYVDHPPLVAGIAWLTTHTLGTSVYALRLPMLLLLVGVLAVVAGLVRRMGGGGVAVTVAWLAFALSPYYLYTFHYLSMNAPEVLLWSAAALLLSDATSDRDSATAASGERALPAAPPDPRRAWLLFGLVIGLAALTKVSGLVWGAALVVGMVLTPARRHLRSPWAWASVGLAVLLFLPHVWWQHANGWPTAEFVRNAQRDKITVLSPGAFLLEQVSLLGPVGTVVVIAAFAGLVRPRAPWRSHAVAWLFVVGVFIAQRSKPYYVMPAYPVLLAGGAVALERWAPWRFWWGRLAQSPVILLGVLLVPVTLPVLSPERLQVHLARLGISVESGERHRKGVLPQHYADMFGWETLADDVARAVATLSPAERAAAKIFTQNYGEAGALEYYGPSRGLPPVISGHNAYWHWGPGADTGGPLIVVGGEADDHRQVFTDVRVVGRTTCTLCMPYEQGLPIYVCRRPTRPLRELWPAVRHFG; the protein is encoded by the coding sequence ATGTCCAGTCCCGGCCCGTCGCGCCGCCGCCTGCCGATGTCGGCCCTGCTCGTCGCGGCGACGCTCCTGCTCGCCCACCTGCTGACGCTCGGCCGCTACGGCATCTTCCGCGACGAGTTCTACTACCTTGCCAACGCCCGCCACCTTGCGTGGGGCTACGTCGATCACCCGCCGCTGGTCGCCGGGATCGCCTGGCTCACGACACACACGCTCGGCACCAGCGTCTACGCGCTGCGCCTGCCGATGCTGCTGCTGCTGGTCGGCGTCCTCGCGGTGGTCGCCGGCCTGGTCAGGCGGATGGGCGGCGGCGGCGTTGCCGTGACGGTGGCGTGGCTGGCCTTCGCGCTGAGCCCCTATTACCTGTACACGTTCCATTACCTGTCCATGAACGCGCCGGAGGTACTCCTGTGGAGCGCCGCGGCGCTGCTGCTGTCGGACGCCACGTCGGATCGCGACTCCGCGACGGCAGCGTCCGGAGAGCGGGCACTCCCCGCCGCGCCCCCTGATCCGCGACGTGCCTGGCTGCTGTTCGGGTTGGTGATCGGCCTGGCCGCGCTCACCAAGGTGTCGGGGCTCGTGTGGGGCGCAGCCCTGGTCGTCGGCATGGTCCTCACGCCGGCTCGGCGCCACCTGCGCTCGCCCTGGGCCTGGGCCTCCGTGGGGCTCGCCGTGCTGCTCTTCCTCCCGCACGTGTGGTGGCAGCACGCGAATGGCTGGCCAACTGCCGAGTTCGTCCGCAACGCGCAGCGCGACAAGATCACGGTGCTTTCTCCGGGGGCCTTCCTCCTCGAGCAGGTGAGCCTGCTCGGCCCCGTCGGGACCGTCGTGGTGATCGCGGCGTTCGCGGGGCTCGTCAGGCCCCGCGCCCCCTGGCGCAGCCACGCGGTCGCCTGGCTGTTCGTCGTGGGGGTCTTCATTGCGCAGCGGTCCAAGCCGTACTACGTGATGCCCGCGTATCCGGTGCTGCTCGCCGGAGGTGCGGTGGCCCTCGAGCGCTGGGCGCCGTGGCGTTTCTGGTGGGGACGGCTCGCGCAGTCTCCCGTGATCCTCCTCGGCGTGCTGCTCGTGCCGGTCACGCTGCCGGTGCTCTCGCCGGAGCGATTGCAGGTGCACCTGGCGCGGCTGGGCATCTCCGTCGAGTCCGGCGAGCGCCACCGCAAGGGCGTGCTGCCGCAGCACTACGCCGACATGTTCGGCTGGGAGACGCTGGCCGACGACGTCGCGCGGGCGGTGGCGACGCTCTCGCCAGCCGAACGCGCCGCCGCGAAGATCTTCACGCAGAACTACGGCGAGGCGGGCGCGCTCGAGTACTACGGCCCGTCACGCGGGCTGCCGCCGGTCATCTCCGGGCACAACGCCTACTGGCACTGGGGTCCCGGCGCCGACACGGGCGGCCCGCTGATCGTCGTCGGCGGCGAGGCCGACGACCATCGCCAGGTGTTTACCGACGTGCGGGTCGTCGGGCGCACGACGTGCACGCTGTGCATGCCGTACGAGCAGGGCTTGCCGATCTACGTGTGCCGACGGCCGACGCGTCCGCTGCGCGAGTTGTGGCCAGCCGTCAGGCACTTCGGGTAG
- a CDS encoding DUF885 family protein, which produces MRPNLLVPPVLVVLLLAASACREATTTPSSAGAGDARTPTQRELAALLDAEWEWRLRENPQFATTVGDHRFDGQLSKESIADEQRRAQDTQRFLDAASKLDGASLPDADRITLDMFRGELEDRLAAFRFREYLLPINADSGFHSGFALMPQTLRLRDAPDYDNYLARLRAFPRYVDEHIGRMREGLKAGITVPRVALAGADAAVGPLMPADPTASPLYSPFKRLPATLPAAERARIEAAGRAAIAEAVTPAYARFRDFLAREYIPGARETLGASALPDGAAFYQLLVKRFTTLPLTPDQVHETGLREVARIRAEMEQVMRKTGFTGDFAAFLTMLRTDPRFYPKTGEQLLKEGAYIAKRMDAKLPSLFGRLPRQPYGVAPVPDYLAPKYTAGRYNGNPPDGTEPGYYWLNTHALETRPLYNLEALTLHEAVPGHHLQIALANEAQGVPDFRRYSYISAFGEGWGLYSEWLGVEAGFYTDPYSDFGRLTYAMWRAARLVVDTGLHMKGWTRQQAIDYLASNTALSLHECTTETDRYISWPGQALSYKIGELKIRQLRAKAEQVLGPKFDVRRFHDAVLANGSVPLPVLEQQIDAFIRRESAR; this is translated from the coding sequence ATGCGCCCCAACCTCCTCGTCCCGCCCGTCCTCGTCGTCCTGCTGCTGGCCGCCAGCGCCTGCCGGGAGGCGACGACCACGCCCTCGTCCGCCGGTGCCGGAGACGCCAGGACGCCGACCCAGCGCGAGCTGGCCGCCCTGCTCGACGCCGAGTGGGAGTGGCGGCTGCGGGAGAACCCGCAGTTTGCCACCACGGTCGGCGACCACCGGTTCGACGGCCAGCTCTCGAAGGAGTCCATCGCCGACGAGCAGCGCCGCGCCCAGGACACCCAACGGTTCCTCGACGCCGCCAGCAAGCTCGATGGCGCGTCGTTGCCTGACGCCGACCGCATCACGCTCGACATGTTCCGGGGCGAACTCGAGGACCGGCTGGCGGCCTTCCGTTTCCGCGAGTACCTGCTGCCGATCAACGCCGACTCGGGGTTCCACTCCGGTTTCGCGCTGATGCCGCAGACGCTGCGCCTCCGGGACGCGCCGGACTACGACAACTACCTGGCACGCTTGCGCGCATTTCCGCGCTACGTGGACGAGCACATCGGGCGCATGCGCGAAGGCCTGAAGGCGGGCATCACGGTGCCGAGGGTCGCGCTGGCCGGCGCCGACGCGGCGGTCGGTCCGCTCATGCCGGCCGATCCGACTGCCAGTCCGCTGTATTCGCCATTCAAGAGGCTCCCGGCCACGCTGCCGGCTGCCGAGCGCGCGCGCATCGAGGCAGCAGGCAGGGCGGCCATCGCGGAGGCGGTGACGCCGGCCTATGCGCGCTTCCGAGACTTCCTGGCCAGGGAATACATCCCCGGCGCGAGGGAGACGCTCGGGGCCAGCGCCCTGCCCGACGGCGCGGCGTTCTATCAGCTCCTCGTCAAGCGCTTCACCACGCTGCCGCTCACGCCCGACCAGGTGCACGAGACCGGGCTGCGCGAAGTGGCGCGCATCCGGGCCGAGATGGAGCAGGTGATGCGCAAGACGGGCTTCACCGGCGACTTCGCGGCGTTCCTGACGATGCTGCGCACCGATCCGCGCTTCTACCCGAAGACCGGCGAGCAGTTGCTCAAGGAAGGCGCGTACATCGCCAAGCGCATGGACGCGAAGCTCCCCTCGCTGTTCGGCCGCCTGCCGCGGCAACCCTACGGCGTCGCGCCCGTGCCCGACTACCTGGCGCCGAAGTACACCGCGGGCCGCTACAACGGCAACCCGCCCGACGGCACCGAGCCTGGCTACTACTGGCTCAACACGCATGCGCTCGAGACGCGGCCGCTCTACAACCTCGAGGCGCTCACGCTCCACGAGGCCGTGCCTGGGCATCACCTGCAGATCGCGTTGGCCAACGAGGCGCAGGGCGTGCCCGACTTCCGTCGCTACTCCTACATCTCCGCGTTCGGCGAGGGGTGGGGTCTGTACTCGGAGTGGCTCGGCGTCGAGGCAGGCTTCTACACCGATCCGTACAGCGACTTCGGGCGACTGACGTACGCGATGTGGCGTGCCGCGCGTCTCGTGGTGGACACGGGCCTGCACATGAAGGGCTGGACACGGCAGCAGGCGATCGACTACCTGGCGAGCAACACCGCGCTGTCGCTGCACGAGTGCACGACGGAGACCGACCGCTACATCAGCTGGCCGGGGCAGGCGCTGTCGTACAAGATCGGCGAGCTGAAGATCCGCCAACTGCGCGCGAAGGCCGAGCAGGTGCTCGGCCCGAAGTTCGACGTGCGCCGGTTCCACGACGCCGTCCTTGCCAACGGCTCCGTGCCGCTGCCGGTGCTCGAGCAGCAGATCGACGCGTTCATCAGGCGCGAGTCGGCGCGCTGA
- a CDS encoding tetratricopeptide repeat protein has product MSALRFGARLVAAATIAVAFVLAGTPAAAQTTGAIRGKVVDGKGQPVDKAVVTIEFKGGTAQVREVKTNKRGEFTQVGLQPGPYYVVVKADAGQAADQIQVPVGNAQEMSFTLKPASKGMSAEETAFRKTFDEGVTALGAKKHDEAIAKFNEAIKMQADCYACYMNVGSAHYEKKELDKAEAAFKKAAELKPDDPKPVTVLADLYNSQGKREEAAAMATKAAALGAAGGGGSAQDSYNQGVILWNAGKIAEAKAQFEAAVKADPNYAEANYWVGMSNLNGGNMPEALKYFENYLKLAPNGPMAAQAKGIVDQLKPKE; this is encoded by the coding sequence ATGTCTGCACTCAGGTTCGGCGCGCGCCTCGTGGCGGCGGCCACGATCGCGGTCGCATTCGTCCTGGCGGGAACTCCCGCCGCTGCCCAGACCACCGGCGCCATCAGGGGCAAGGTGGTCGACGGCAAGGGTCAGCCGGTCGACAAGGCCGTGGTGACGATCGAGTTCAAGGGCGGCACCGCCCAGGTCCGTGAGGTCAAGACCAACAAGCGTGGCGAGTTCACGCAGGTCGGCCTGCAGCCCGGTCCCTACTACGTCGTCGTGAAGGCCGATGCCGGCCAGGCGGCCGACCAGATCCAGGTCCCGGTCGGCAACGCGCAGGAGATGAGCTTCACGCTCAAGCCGGCCTCCAAGGGCATGTCGGCCGAGGAGACCGCCTTCCGCAAGACGTTCGACGAGGGCGTGACGGCGCTCGGCGCCAAGAAGCACGACGAGGCGATCGCGAAGTTCAACGAGGCCATCAAGATGCAGGCCGACTGCTACGCCTGCTACATGAACGTCGGCTCGGCGCACTACGAGAAGAAGGAACTCGACAAGGCCGAGGCCGCCTTCAAGAAGGCCGCCGAGCTCAAGCCCGACGACCCGAAGCCGGTGACCGTGCTGGCCGACCTGTACAACAGCCAGGGCAAGCGCGAGGAAGCCGCGGCCATGGCCACCAAGGCGGCGGCGCTCGGCGCGGCCGGTGGCGGCGGCTCGGCGCAGGACAGCTACAACCAGGGCGTGATCCTGTGGAACGCCGGCAAGATTGCCGAGGCCAAGGCCCAGTTCGAGGCAGCCGTGAAGGCCGATCCGAACTACGCCGAGGCCAACTACTGGGTCGGCATGTCCAACCTCAACGGCGGCAACATGCCGGAGGCCCTGAAGTACTTCGAGAACTACCTGAAGCTCGCCCCCAACGGCCCCATGGCCGCCCAGGCCAAGGGCATCGTCGACCAGCTGAAGCCGAAGGAGTGA
- a CDS encoding YggS family pyridoxal phosphate-dependent enzyme, translating to MADALDTGIAGRLAAIRQRVASAAIRSGRSPEAVRLVAVSKTFGPEAVRAAHAAGQLDFGENRVQEGLAKQAATADLPLRWHLIGHLQSNKANKVPGVFASVESVDSIDLLERLSRAAAQGRRPLSVLIQVDLAHEATKSGLDEALLRPLLARAAELPGVRVDGLMLLPPFADDVEQVRPWFRRLRTLRDTLLAEGVPEAQLRELSMGMSHDFEVAIEEGATIVRVGSAIFGAR from the coding sequence ATGGCGGACGCGCTGGATACCGGGATTGCCGGGCGGCTGGCCGCCATCCGGCAACGCGTCGCCAGCGCCGCGATCCGCAGCGGACGGTCTCCCGAGGCCGTCCGCCTCGTCGCCGTCAGCAAGACGTTCGGCCCCGAGGCGGTGCGAGCCGCCCATGCCGCCGGGCAGCTGGATTTCGGTGAGAACCGGGTCCAGGAGGGCCTAGCCAAGCAGGCCGCCACCGCCGACCTCCCCCTCCGGTGGCACCTGATCGGCCACCTGCAGTCCAACAAGGCCAACAAGGTGCCGGGCGTGTTCGCCTCGGTGGAGTCGGTGGACAGCATCGACCTGCTCGAACGGCTCTCACGCGCCGCCGCGCAGGGGCGCCGCCCGCTCTCGGTCCTGATCCAGGTCGACCTGGCGCACGAGGCCACCAAGTCCGGGCTCGACGAGGCCCTGCTGCGCCCCCTGCTCGCCCGGGCCGCCGAACTCCCCGGAGTGCGGGTGGATGGCCTGATGCTGCTGCCGCCGTTTGCCGACGACGTCGAGCAGGTGCGCCCGTGGTTCCGTCGCCTCCGGACCCTGCGCGACACGCTGCTGGCCGAAGGCGTGCCCGAGGCGCAATTGCGCGAGCTCTCCATGGGGATGTCGCACGATTTCGAGGTGGCCATCGAGGAAGGCGCCACCATCGTCCGCGTCGGGTCGGCCATTTTCGGCGCGCGGTGA
- a CDS encoding DivIVA domain-containing protein, whose translation MKVTPLDLRQTHLSSSLRGYDRDEVRTLLADAADDYEAALRELDRLRQELAEAKTQLGEHRDREENLRNTLLTAQKVADQIRENAGKEAEVLLRDAETRSQAMLKDAELRSTTQLGDAESKAQALVSTAQTRSMSLTTDAEMRAAATLREADAKAEATVRDASTRAQAMLADAESRSRTLLTDAQLRADATFNEAQMRSDAMVKEAQARVDVLLQKTNARLDELEHAVSEMRLRKRDVEGTLEQSIASLTYALEFVRTQDARDDKVRMLRPRHGEGSAENTPRAQQQGGETAMRG comes from the coding sequence ATGAAAGTCACGCCTCTCGATTTGCGCCAGACGCATCTCTCCTCGTCCCTTCGGGGTTACGACCGCGACGAAGTGCGCACGCTGCTGGCCGACGCCGCCGACGACTACGAGGCGGCCCTGCGCGAGCTCGATCGCCTTCGGCAGGAACTGGCCGAGGCCAAGACCCAGCTCGGGGAGCACCGCGACCGCGAGGAGAACCTGCGCAACACCCTCCTCACGGCGCAGAAGGTCGCCGACCAGATCCGCGAGAACGCCGGCAAGGAAGCGGAAGTGCTCCTGCGCGACGCCGAGACGCGGTCACAGGCGATGCTCAAGGACGCCGAGCTCCGGTCGACGACCCAGCTGGGCGACGCGGAGTCCAAGGCGCAGGCCCTGGTCTCGACGGCGCAGACGCGCAGCATGAGCCTCACCACCGACGCCGAGATGCGCGCCGCCGCGACGCTCCGCGAGGCCGACGCCAAAGCGGAGGCGACGGTGCGCGACGCCTCGACGCGCGCCCAGGCGATGCTGGCCGACGCCGAGAGCCGCTCGCGCACGTTGCTCACCGACGCGCAGTTGCGCGCCGATGCGACGTTCAACGAGGCCCAGATGCGGTCGGACGCGATGGTCAAGGAGGCGCAGGCGCGCGTCGACGTCCTGCTGCAGAAGACCAACGCCCGGCTCGACGAGCTCGAGCACGCGGTGTCGGAGATGCGGCTGCGCAAGCGCGACGTCGAGGGCACCCTCGAGCAGTCGATCGCCTCGCTCACCTACGCCCTGGAGTTCGTGCGCACGCAGGACGCGCGCGACGACAAGGTACGCATGCTGCGTCCGCGGCACGGCGAAGGCAGCGCGGAGAACACGCCGCGCGCACAGCAGCAGGGCGGCGAGACCGCCATGCGGGGCTGA
- the lepB gene encoding signal peptidase I: MSTPVAPVGAPPKGTAREYFESIVVAVILALFVRTWCFQAFKIPTGSMENNLLIGDHLVVNKFLFAPAGVEKSVLPIRQYRRGDVVVFKSPEDPERDFIKRVIGLPGETLELRHKKVYVNGTALDEPYVHYLLPPRPDGEMTAFDKRETYGPVTVPEGHLFVMGDNRDNSQDSRYWGFLPQAYVKGRAVAVYWSFESDAADYERPGMEQLFSGLTGFFTKTRWNRLGKQIQ, translated from the coding sequence ATGAGCACGCCTGTCGCCCCGGTTGGCGCCCCGCCCAAGGGGACCGCCCGCGAGTACTTCGAGTCGATCGTCGTCGCCGTGATCCTGGCGCTCTTCGTGCGCACCTGGTGCTTCCAGGCCTTCAAGATCCCGACCGGCTCGATGGAGAACAACCTGCTGATCGGCGATCACCTCGTCGTCAACAAGTTCCTCTTCGCGCCTGCGGGCGTCGAGAAGTCCGTGCTGCCCATCCGGCAGTACCGACGCGGCGACGTCGTCGTGTTCAAGTCGCCCGAGGATCCCGAGCGCGACTTCATCAAGCGCGTGATCGGCCTGCCCGGCGAGACCCTCGAACTCCGGCACAAGAAGGTGTACGTCAACGGCACTGCGCTCGACGAGCCGTACGTGCACTACCTCCTCCCGCCGCGTCCCGACGGGGAGATGACCGCCTTCGACAAGCGCGAGACCTACGGACCGGTGACCGTGCCCGAGGGGCACCTGTTCGTGATGGGCGACAACCGCGACAACTCGCAGGACAGCCGCTACTGGGGCTTCCTGCCGCAGGCCTACGTGAAGGGCCGCGCCGTGGCGGTCTACTGGTCGTTCGAGAGCGACGCCGCCGACTACGAGCGCCCCGGCATGGAGCAGCTCTTCTCGGGCCTGACCGGGTTCTTCACCAAGACCCGGTGGAACCGGTTGGGGAAGCAGATCCAGTAA
- the lepA gene encoding translation elongation factor 4, which produces MDPRFVRNFSIIAHIDHGKSTLADRFLELTGALQAREMEAQVLDSMDLERERGITIKAHSVRLDYKALDGQQYVLNLIDTPGHVDFSYEVTRSLSACEGALLLVDASQGVQAQTLANAYLAANNNLEIIPVINKIDLPGAMPDEAKRQVEEIIGLDADGAILASAKEGIGVRDILEAVVERVPPPSGSADAPLKALIYDSWYDAYRGVIVQIRVIDGTIRAGMKVTMMINGQSYDIDQVGIFSPKPQPVESLGVGEVGFVIANIKRLGDAQIGDTITEAARPTAEPFPGFQEMKPMVFAGLYPVEGHQYPELRDALEKLKLNDAAFAFEPETSAALGFGFRCGFLGLLHMEIVQERLEREFDVDLVTTAPGVLYRVTTTDGETHEVDNPSKLPDAGRISRLEEPIITATILTPSEYVGGILQLCQEKRGQQKNIEYMTSGRVVITYELPFNEVVLDFYDRLKTVSRGYASLDYHVTGYWDSPLVKLDILVNGEAVDALSIIVHRDTAYQRGRLLASKMRELIPRQMFEVAIQAAIGGRIIARESVKAIRKNVLAKCYGGDISRKRKLLEKQKEGKKRMKRVGRVEIPQEAFLAVLKVGTDE; this is translated from the coding sequence ATGGATCCGCGCTTCGTCCGCAATTTCTCCATCATCGCGCACATCGACCACGGCAAGTCGACGCTGGCCGACCGCTTCCTCGAGCTCACGGGCGCCCTGCAGGCCCGCGAGATGGAGGCGCAGGTGCTCGACAGCATGGACCTCGAGCGTGAGCGCGGCATCACCATCAAGGCGCACTCGGTCCGCCTCGACTACAAGGCGCTCGACGGCCAGCAGTACGTCCTGAACCTGATCGACACGCCGGGCCACGTCGACTTCTCGTACGAGGTCACCCGGTCGCTGTCGGCCTGCGAGGGCGCGCTGCTCCTGGTGGATGCGTCGCAGGGCGTACAGGCCCAGACGCTGGCCAACGCCTACCTGGCGGCCAACAACAACCTCGAGATCATCCCGGTCATCAACAAGATCGACCTGCCCGGGGCGATGCCCGACGAGGCCAAGCGGCAGGTCGAGGAGATCATCGGGCTCGACGCCGACGGAGCGATCCTCGCCAGCGCCAAGGAAGGCATCGGCGTCCGCGACATCCTCGAGGCGGTCGTCGAGCGCGTGCCGCCGCCGTCCGGATCGGCCGACGCGCCGCTCAAGGCCCTCATCTACGACTCCTGGTACGACGCCTACCGCGGCGTCATCGTGCAGATCCGCGTCATCGACGGCACCATCCGCGCCGGCATGAAGGTGACGATGATGATCAACGGCCAGTCGTACGACATCGACCAGGTCGGGATCTTCTCGCCCAAGCCGCAGCCGGTCGAGAGCCTCGGCGTCGGCGAGGTCGGCTTCGTCATCGCCAACATCAAGCGCCTCGGCGACGCGCAGATCGGCGACACGATCACCGAGGCGGCGCGCCCGACCGCCGAGCCCTTCCCGGGCTTCCAGGAGATGAAGCCGATGGTGTTCGCGGGGCTCTACCCCGTCGAAGGCCATCAGTACCCGGAACTGCGCGACGCGCTCGAGAAGCTCAAGTTGAACGACGCGGCGTTCGCGTTCGAGCCCGAGACGTCGGCGGCGCTCGGCTTCGGCTTCCGCTGCGGCTTCCTCGGCCTGCTGCACATGGAGATCGTGCAGGAGCGGCTCGAGCGCGAGTTCGACGTCGACCTGGTGACGACGGCCCCTGGCGTGCTCTACCGGGTGACGACGACCGACGGCGAGACGCACGAGGTCGACAACCCCTCGAAGCTGCCCGACGCCGGCCGTATCTCGCGCCTCGAGGAGCCGATCATCACCGCGACGATCCTGACGCCGTCCGAGTACGTGGGCGGCATCCTGCAGTTGTGCCAGGAGAAGCGCGGGCAGCAGAAGAACATCGAGTACATGACGTCGGGCCGCGTCGTCATCACCTACGAGCTGCCGTTCAACGAGGTCGTGCTCGACTTCTACGACCGGCTGAAGACGGTGTCGCGCGGCTACGCGTCGCTCGACTACCACGTCACCGGCTACTGGGACTCGCCGCTCGTGAAGCTCGACATCCTGGTGAACGGCGAGGCGGTGGACGCGCTGTCGATCATCGTGCACCGCGACACTGCGTACCAGCGCGGCCGCCTGCTGGCCTCGAAGATGCGCGAGCTGATCCCGCGCCAGATGTTCGAGGTGGCGATCCAGGCCGCGATCGGCGGGCGCATCATCGCCCGCGAGAGCGTCAAGGCGATCCGCAAGAACGTGCTGGCCAAGTGCTACGGCGGCGACATCAGCCGCAAGCGCAAGCTCCTCGAGAAGCAGAAGGAAGGCAAGAAGCGGATGAAGCGCGTCGGCCGCGTCGAGATCCCGCAGGAGGCGTTCCTCGCCGTGCTGAAGGTGGGTACCGACGAATGA
- a CDS encoding PIN domain-containing protein, translating into MAGLTLDSGALIAFERNHRPLILLLARNHELGRSLAIPAGVVGQVWRDGRRQARLSRLLRMAEVEVVALDDRRARDAGQLCGVAGTADVIDASVVLCARARGHHVVTSDPDDLRQLDQAVPLILA; encoded by the coding sequence ATGGCCGGCCTCACGCTCGACTCGGGAGCCCTGATCGCCTTCGAGCGCAACCATCGCCCGCTCATCCTGCTGCTGGCGCGCAATCACGAACTCGGACGGTCACTGGCGATTCCTGCCGGGGTCGTGGGGCAGGTCTGGCGGGACGGCCGTCGACAGGCGCGGCTGTCGCGCCTGCTTCGGATGGCCGAGGTGGAAGTCGTTGCCCTGGACGATCGGCGCGCCCGTGACGCCGGGCAACTGTGCGGCGTCGCGGGAACGGCCGACGTCATAGATGCGTCGGTCGTCCTGTGTGCCCGCGCCCGCGGTCACCACGTCGTCACGTCGGACCCTGACGACCTGCGGCAGCTCGATCAGGCGGTGCCTCTCATCCTGGCCTGA